In Juglans microcarpa x Juglans regia isolate MS1-56 chromosome 1S, Jm3101_v1.0, whole genome shotgun sequence, the genomic stretch TATCATCCATGCTAGACAATATTCCTTTCGTATTCTGAGCTACGGTGAACACGGACTTCCCGTTATTCCTCTTGTGGTGGGCAACAGCTAGTTTCCGATTCTGTCGTCCCTGACCTTCCTGGTTTTATAATTCCAGATAAAAGAATCAAGAGTTAAACCTTGCTCCTAGAAGGGAGTTTACCATGCTCCACAAGAAAAACCATGAACAACCTAGATACAGGCAATCAAACAATCAAACAGAGGGCCACgctaaaagagaaattatagaGAATAGCGGGTGTACTTGAGAGTTGCATGGAAAAGATGAAGCAAAAGCATTTATACCACAAATTACACATTGTATCGTGATGCAGAAAAATAGTGAAGATGGCTTGCAGAAGTTATTAGATGTCAGTACCCTACCAAAATCAGAAACTCATCGTCCTTGTCCGCTATTACATCCAAGGTATAATAATACTTTCATCAGAATTGCAAAATTCTCGCAGACTTTTATGAGTAAGACAGAAAGTAAAAGAAGTACAAAAAACAACATTGAGTTACAAATATGACTCCTTGGCCTTCCCCTACAGAAACAACCGTTAGCAATATCCCCATGGGTGACTTCTCGTGCACAGGTGCTCAAAGATACCACCATGTCAGGGTTGATATGTATACAAAGAATACGTACCAATCAAACTTGCAAAAACCGGGGAAATAAAAAAACGAAAACTTTAAAGACTCCGGAACCGGATGGTAATGAGATAAAATCCAGAATTTTATACAAATAGAATTAATATACAACcaaagagagagggggaaacGTTTTTATAAGTCACGGGGATCTCACATTCGTATAAAGAGCGTATAGAGTACCCCCATGTAGCTCCTCCGGCGATGCTTCTTTAACAATTACACAAGTACACTTTCCTATATCCGGAGGTAATGGCCTACATAACAAAGACCTGAACAAGCGTACACAAAACTGAGATTAAAAAGACTTCAAACAGGATTTTTGCGTCAAAAGCCCAAAACGGTCGACAGAAAACCAACCTATTAGGCAGTGTAGACCAAGAAGAAGCCGGGGCAGCCTCAGAATCGGAGTAGTCCCAAATATTCAAAGAACTGGAGGTTTCCGATTCGGCAGGGTCCCAAATTTTAGGCCCAAAAGCCTTCTCAGGCTCATTCATTTGCATGCAAAACTGAAGCGAGGATGGCTTCAATACCCTGCCGTTTGTGGAGAGAGACTTCATGGCGGTGAACCGCTTGGGCGTACCAAACCCATTCGGGGGCACCACATTTTCTTTGTCAGTGCCAAAAAAGGCAGGCTTCTCGTTTTGCTTCCTGTTGGGCATATCGTTCTCTTTGTTGTCGGTAAATATACGTGGGGTTGAGCAGACGCCCCCACCGCCTTCACTGCTGCTGCGGCTGTGCCTGAGGTCATTGAGAGGGTTGACATAGAGGGAGTTGTACGAGGATTGCCGTGGCATTGAGGATCTCTTGCAACCAGTCATCAGGTTTTGAGGGAGGTAAAATTCGTTAATCCTTGGATGTGTTGGATTTGAACGCTGGACGTTGTGTctggttttgggatttttgaAACGAGTCACATCTGGCACGGAGATTGATTTCGAAATGTGTTGCTTTGGGAAAGATTTCGCTTACACTTTTTGTGTGTAGATGATTTTGTCTGAGAAGAGTTCAGTGGCTCTGATTTTGCCACGTCGGTACATTGAGTGGGTCCCCAATTGCTGTGAAGGTGGGTAGAAACGTTGAGTGGACCCCAATGACTTAGGTGGGGGTGAGATATGATGCAACTGATAGTGATGGGGATCAAAGgatgtttttgaatttgaatggtcATTGGGAAATGTGAGCGTTTTGTTTTTGGATGGTGGGAACTAATGTATTTGTTTGCTTGCTTGATGGGACACTAACGGTAACTATTCAAACTctgatctttttttcttttttctttacctGTGTTGGAAACCGAATCGAGGGGGTTTAGTTTTACTAGAAAAGAGGTTTACCGAGGATTAATGACTCTTTTGGTTAGAGTATAGATGAGATTAGAtctttttaatagtaataaaatttttaagttaagataagataaaatagtcaataaaaaaatatatgtttagatagtgaaatgaaatgaaataatttttaattttaaaaattttaaaaaaatatgagtctCACTGTTTATATACTGTTCATATACTAATGTATTGTTCACACTATTAATGTACTGTTTACATCAATTTTAGCACTATTCACATAATGTTCATGtcagtttttattattttatattgtttatttaagtGTATATATCCAAAacttaagatataaaatattatatttgaataGACAAAATTACTGTATAGTACAACTCTAAATGAGATTTTCATCTATATTAGCTAACCAAACCATGCCtaaggttttgtttgttttcataacttatttcaattcacctcatattatttaattattataattttttcaaattcttacataaaataaatataaacaattcaattttttcaaattttaaaacaaaaacaatattaaaaataaatagtctaacaatattttattcaatttttaactttaatctcaactcatctgatctgtgaaaacaaacgagatctaaGTCACAATtttaatagtgagataaaatgagataattttagattaaattaaaagttgaataaaatattattattattattattttgagatttgaaaaagttaaattatttattatattgtgtaaaaattaaaaaaaaaatttgtaatgataatatgaaatgaaacactttcaaGGGCCTAAAAAAATGTTCCCATCATATCATGTTcgatcatatgttttttttctaatgAGTGGGAATGTTTTATTTGCACGAGAGAGGCGAAAAACAATCTACAAAGCCTATAGAATCAAATATTCGTAgttaaatacttttttacaattttaaaaaatataaacattactGTATTTAATGGTGAAATCCAAACTTTCACATATAATACTTATGAATTTTGTTATACATAAACCAGTGAGAACaattataacattaaaaaaaaaactaaaacatcaatcatttttaacataatttatgtaaaaacaTTCTACATCAGCAGCGTGCTGAGtgtgcaaaaaataaaacttataaataaattttctcaatatttAATGTAATGAAGTCCAAATATTGTATTTGActcgttaaattataaaaagtaaatatcTGCAAGGTGCTGCAAAATGCAAATACAAGAAAGAATAATTAAGCACGTGAAAAAACCAATTTGCAAGCTCCAGTTTTTGTGCAATCAACACACCACCACATCaactgttttaaaaaataattagtattttaatttttcttaaaagtaaaattaatctCATAATAAGTGGGGGTATTAATGCACCAATTTTGTGTGTAGCAACACTCCTCGAAGTTTAGAGGTGGCGGAACCTAAGGTGATTGCACAAACAAGCCCTCCTGGAGTGGTTCTGTGGCTACCGTGTCAAAGTGGCCAGAACCTAAGGTGATTGGGCCTCCTCATCCGGCAAGACCAACCCCTTTTGACTCTTTGAGGGTGGGCAGccattctattattattattttttttttttagcaagaagTTAACGTATCAACTTATTATTGAAAAGTGCATAAGCCTGATTCTTTTAAGATAAATTCAAAAGTAATAGtacctttaaaaaaagatttaaaacaaCTACCCAGATCCCTAGTTGCACCCAACTCCGGAGACACTGGTAAGAGCCTTACTACAACAGCCACAAGGCTAAATCATGCACAGCTGTATCAAATCTTCCATTGACAACGTACAACCTGCAGCTAGAATTATAGATAAATGTGAGGGGAGGAAGGACTACAATGGTCgagattttaagttttaacgCATTGAAGATTTGGCACAAGATGAACATTTAGTATCAAAAGTAGCGGTAAAAAAATCAGACTGGAGGATTACCGTTGATACGGCATTTTTTTCATTCCAATATTTTGTTGGCAATGGGAAAGATGGGAGCTATATCCACAGGAACCTGAGAtacaaagagaaaatgaaagactagaaggacaa encodes the following:
- the LOC121246980 gene encoding tubby-like protein 8, giving the protein MTGCKRSSMPRQSSYNSLYVNPLNDLRHSRSSSEGGGGVCSTPRIFTDNKENDMPNRKQNEKPAFFGTDKENVVPPNGFGTPKRFTAMKSLSTNGRVLKPSSLQFCMQMNEPEKAFGPKIWDPAESETSSSLNIWDYSDSEAAPASSWSTLPNRSLLCRPLPPDIGKCTCVIVKEASPEELHGGTLYALYTNEGQGRQNRKLAVAHHKRNNGKSVFTVAQNTKGILSSMDDSFIGAVTSNLMGSRYHIWDQGRRLNALTNQSKSLLAVVRFMPTIATCTGSYRSMMVYIPKHQSMQLKNTTQVQHIHGLPKDWEGKVDKVHQLFSRVPHYNKISKQNELDYRDRGRAGLRIQSSVKNFQLTLEENGKQSILQLGRVGKSKYVMDYRYPLTGFQAFCICLASMDSKLCCMV